DNA sequence from the Teretinema zuelzerae genome:
TCAGGACGAAAACCTGGGCGACTCTGTTCTCGCGCAGACAGCGGAAAGCCCGAGCTCATGATGGAAGACCTCGTGCCTCTTTCGGACACGGAATTTAATATCCTCACGCGCATGCTCTTCGATCGCTTCGGCATTCATCTGGGCGATCAGAAGCGGGTGTTGCTGTCGGGAAGGTTGTCCAAAAGAGTGCGGGAAACGGGGTGCGGCAATTTTTCGGAATACATCGATTATCTCCGGACCGATCCGAGCGGCAGGGAACAGACTGAGCTGATAAACAGGATCACTACGAATCACTCTTTTTTTTTCCGCGAGGGTGAACACTTTGCCTATTTGAAGGATAACGTATTCTCCCGGATCGAAGAGGCTGTCTCGAAACGTTCTCCCCCTGCCGTGAGAATTTGGAGCGCAGGATGCGCAACCGGGGAGGAAGTATATACGATTGCGATGCTCATGCGTTCGCATTTCGGAAACAGGATAGACGGACTGGACATAGGACTTCTCGCCACGGACATATCAGTGGCGGCGCTCTCGCAGGCAAACGAAGGAATCTATCAGGAGAGCAAGTTGAAAGAGCTTCCGGGCGAATGGAAGCGGCAATGGTTCACCAAGGCAGGGCCGGACCAGTTCCGCATAAGCGATGAAATCCGCGGCATGGTGCTCTTTAAAAAACTCAACCTCATGGAGACTCCGTATCCCATGAAGGGCTCGTTCGACGTGATATTCTGCAGAAACGTCATGATCTATTTTAACGCGCAATCCCGGGAACATGTAGTGAACGCGATGCACAAATGCCTCAAGCCCGGCGGCGTTTTCTTCGTCGGTCATTCTGAATCGTTGAACAGGGAGACGTGTCCGTTCGAATACGTTAAGCCCGCTATTTATAAAAAAGGAGAGGGAGACCGTGGGATCAAGCCTTAAACAGAAAAAAATGAAAATAGTGACCGTCGCGAACCAAAAAGGCGGCGTAGGCAAAACCTCGTCTATCATTCAATTAGCAAGCGGACTCGCGAAACGCGGCGAGCGGGTGCTTGCCGTAGACGGCGATCCCCAGGGAAATTTAAGCCTTTTTTTCGGCGCCGCGGAAGGGCAGACCTTCGGTCAAGCTGCCGGCCAGACTAAAATCCCGGGATTCCACGATCTTCTCGCCTCGATCGAAAACGGAAAGCCGTCTCTGAAAAACTCGATCAGAAAAAGCGTTCGCCGCCGTCTCGACCTCATACC
Encoded proteins:
- a CDS encoding CheR family methyltransferase, yielding MMEDLVPLSDTEFNILTRMLFDRFGIHLGDQKRVLLSGRLSKRVRETGCGNFSEYIDYLRTDPSGREQTELINRITTNHSFFFREGEHFAYLKDNVFSRIEEAVSKRSPPAVRIWSAGCATGEEVYTIAMLMRSHFGNRIDGLDIGLLATDISVAALSQANEGIYQESKLKELPGEWKRQWFTKAGPDQFRISDEIRGMVLFKKLNLMETPYPMKGSFDVIFCRNVMIYFNAQSREHVVNAMHKCLKPGGVFFVGHSESLNRETCPFEYVKPAIYKKGEGDRGIKP